GTTCATTATCGATGACAGGTAAATGACGAACTTTTCTCTCGCGCATCAATTTCAACGCTTCTAAAACAGTGTTTGTCGGAGCCAATGTGTAAGGCTCATCATTCATAATTTCTTCAACAATCATATACTCATCCCCTTTGTGTTGGTTTTAATACATGAAGCGATTTCTAAAACGAAGTCTGTCGAATCTTTCCATTGTTTCAGGGGGCACTCGTTTGCCCTCTCGTGCCATAAGGCAGTTAGCAGGATGAGATGTAATTTCCGGATCATCTGTAGCAAAATATTCGAAGCCAACTGAACTCATCATCCGCTCCATCATTTTGCGGTAATCCCATACATTTAATCCTGTACCTTTTAAGTCCCAATGCCAATAATATTCGGTTGTTATAACAAGGTAGTCCTCCATTTCATCCCCCATGAAGGACACAGCTAACAAGGCTTTACCAGCCCCTGTTCCGCGATAGTCTGGAATGACCTCAATAGCACCTAATTCAATCATATTGTCGATTCTGTCCTCTGCCCACCGTTCAAGCGGATCAGGATATAAATAGGTGACGTAGCCTACAATAATGTCGTTATTTCGGATAATAATAATACGGCCTTCAGGAAGGCCAGCGATTTCTAAGATGGCTTGCTGTTGTTGCTTAGGGGGTCTAAAGGCAACTAATCCCTCGTGGAATGAATATGTAGCTAATTTTTCTGGAGGAACAGGTCCTTCCACATAAACAGTACCATGCTTTGTCTCCTTTGTAACAGAAAAAAAAGTCTTTTTGTGTTCCATAATTACACCACCTGAGTTTAATAATTCCATTATAGCTGATTTAAAGCTGAAAAACGCTTAAATTTACGAAATATAACTACATTTTTGGAAAAATAAAAATATTGAGACATTCTGGTTGAATTCGTGTAAAATAGATTTATATTGCAACTGTTATTTAACAGATAAATGTTGATGTATTAAGCATTGTTCATATTACAACTACATAAACTGTTCTATAACAATTGCTACATAACGTATTTGTCTTTGGAGAAAGTGGCGAATTTTAATATCATTCAGTAGCTGTTTTATATGGCGAAATTGTTTCAATTGCCATTATTTCACTTAATTTTCCAAAAGGGGATGGATGCTCACTTTTTTATCCTTTATAGGGGGCTTCAAGAGAAGATTATTGCATAAGCAAAGTGGAACGAATTGGCAGGCAGCTACGATTACGTTGAGGCGTAATTGCGGGGGATATCGTGAGTACGATTTGAAATTTGCTTACGAATGTACTAAAGCCAAAAAAGGAAGGGGTAAATTCATGGGGATGAAAACAATGGAGAAATTAAAAGCAATACCAGGGCAGTACAACCTGCCAAATTATGAGGAGGTAGCAACAACTCATGATTGGGCAGAAACAGAAAAGGCATTTAGTTGGCATGAAACAGGATTAGTGAACATGGCTTATGAGGCTATTGATCGCCATACCGAAACATCTCGGAAAAATAAAGTAGCATTGTATTACAACGATGGGAAGCGCAAGGAAGCATACTCTTTTAATGAAATGAAAAGGTTGACGAACAAGGCAGCAAATGTTTTTAAATCAGCGACAAACATTGAAAAAGGAGATCGTTTATTTATTTTTATGCCTCGTTCACCAGAGCTTTACTTTTCTTTATTAGGTGCTTTAAAAATGGGCGTTATTGTAGGACCATTGTTTGAAGCATTCATGGAAGGGGCAGTGTATGATCGTCTTTCTGATAGCGATGCGAAAGTGCTAGTAACAACACCTGAATTACTAGAGCGAGTTCCATTAGATAAACTGCCAAACTTGCAACATGTATTTTTAGTAGGGTCCGATATAGAAGAAACGCCACAAATTTTAGATTTTAATAAGCGCTTGAAAGAGGCTTCTGCTAAGTTTGACATCGAGTGGATGGACCGCGAGGACGGTATGATATTACATTATACGTCAGGTTCGACAGGTGCCCCAAAAGGTGTTTTACATGTTCATAATGCAATGGTTCAGCAATATCAGTCGACACAATGGGTACTTGATTTGGGTGAAAATGATATTTATTGGTGTACGGCTGATCCAGGTTGGGTAACGGGGACATCCTATGGAATTTTTGGCCCGTGGTTAAATGGTGTGACAATGCTTATTGTTGGTGGAAGATTTTCGCCACAAGCATGGTATCAAGCGATTGAGGATTATAGTGTAACAGTTTGGTATAGTGCGCCAACTGCATTCCGTATGTTAATGGGGGCTGGTAGTGGAATGCTGGAAAATTATGATTTGTCATCATTGCGTCATGTATTATCTGTTGGCGAGCCACTTAACCCTGAAGTTATCCGTTGGGGTAGTGAGGAGTTAGGACATCGCATTCATGATACTTGGTGGATGACCGAAACAGGTGCACATATGATTTGTAACTATCCGAGCATGGATATTAAGCCTGGATCAATGGGCAAGCCATTACCAGGTGTTCACGCGACAATTGTAGATGATGCGGGTAATGAAGTTCCTCCATTTACAATGGGTAACTTAGCTGTACGTCGTGGTTGGCCAGCCATGATGCGTCAAATTTGGGGTAATCCAGAGCGTTATGAATCATATTTCTTAAAAGGTGAGTGGTATGTGTCTGGTGACTCAGCTTATATGGATGATGAAGGTTATTTCTGGTTCCAAGGTCGAGTGGATGATGTCATTATGACAGCAGGTGAACGAGTTGGACCATTCGAGGTTGAAAGCAAGCTACTAGAACATCCAGACGTAATAGAGGCTGGGGTTATCGGGAAACCGGACCCTGTACGCGGTGAAATTATTAAAGCATTTGTATCTTTACGAGAAGGCGTGGAGCCATCGGATGCTTTAATTGAGGATATTCGCGAGTTTGTGAAAAGGGGCTTATCAGCTCATGCGGCACCGAGAGAAATTGAATTTAAGGAAAAGCTGCCGAAAACACGCAGCGGTAAAATTATGCGTCGCGTGTTAAAAGCATGGGAGTTAGATTTGCCAACTGGAGATCTTTCCACGATGGAAGACTAATGGCATTCAACGTGTAATTTATTTTTATTCAATATATGCATCTAAAGAAGGTAGGAATTCATTCGGTTATCGAAAGGGTTCCTACCTTCTTTTTCTTGATTTACAATAGAAACTATGGATTTTGAACAATTGTAACAGAAGATTGAGAAAATAATATAAATAAATAAAAATTCAGTTGACTTAATAAATATGCAGACGTATACTATTTTTAACTTATTTTAGAGGTGAGTGTAATGAAAGTAGGAATTGTTGGAGCAACAGGATATGGAGGATTGGAGCTTATCCGCTTTTTACATTATCATCCGGCGGTGGAGCACATTGATCTTTTTACATCTTCTGAAGAAGGTGTCGTTTTTTCTACAAAGTTTGGACATTTAGTTACGATTACAGATTCGCCATTGCAAAAAATAGATTATGAAACATTATCGAAAATGGATGTAGTATTTGCTAGTACGCCTTCAGGTGTGACAAGTGAACTGTTACCACCTTTAGTTGGAAAAGGTCCGAGGTTAATTGATTTATCAGGGGATTTTCGATTAAAGAATCCAGTTAGCTATGAAGAGTGGTACGGAAAAAAGGCTGCTCCATTAGAAATTATTCAGCAAAGTGTGTATGGCTTAACTGAATGGAATGCTCATAATGTGAAAAATGCTTCACTCATTGCGAACCCAGGATGTTATCCAACAGCGGTTCTGCTTTCGTTATTACCTTTGTTAAAAGAGAGACTAATAGATTCTAATTATCTCGTGATTGATGCAAAAAGTGGCATTTCGGGAGCTGGCAATAAACCATCGCAAACAACACATTTTAGTGAAGTGAACGAAAGCTTCTCTATATATAAGACAAATACGCATCAACATATTCCAGAAATCGAGCAAGCTATTTCAATGTTTGCTGGTGTAGATACTGCTATTACATTTAATACACATTTAGTGCCGATGACACGTGGAATTTTATCCACTGCATATGCGCCATTAATGCCAGGTATTACAGAGCATCAATTAGTCGCTTGCTTACAAGCAACATACGAAAAACATCCGTTTGTACGGGTTGTAACCGATGTTAATAGCCTTGCTACAAACCGTGTGAAAGGCTCTAACTATTGTGATATTTTCGTAAAAGTTGATAACCGTACAAACCGTGCAACGATTGTTGCTGTTATTGACAATTTAGTTAAAGGAGCAGCAGGGCAAGCGATACAAAATATGAATGTGCAATTGGATTTACCACAAACAACAGGCTTAGACGTCGTGCCGTTTTTTATTTAAGAACCCATTTAAGTGCCAGTCACCCAAACAATTTTGAATTTTCCTAATTGTTTTAGTGCCA
The genomic region above belongs to Lysinibacillus sp. FSL W8-0992 and contains:
- the acsA gene encoding acetate--CoA ligase gives rise to the protein MGMKTMEKLKAIPGQYNLPNYEEVATTHDWAETEKAFSWHETGLVNMAYEAIDRHTETSRKNKVALYYNDGKRKEAYSFNEMKRLTNKAANVFKSATNIEKGDRLFIFMPRSPELYFSLLGALKMGVIVGPLFEAFMEGAVYDRLSDSDAKVLVTTPELLERVPLDKLPNLQHVFLVGSDIEETPQILDFNKRLKEASAKFDIEWMDREDGMILHYTSGSTGAPKGVLHVHNAMVQQYQSTQWVLDLGENDIYWCTADPGWVTGTSYGIFGPWLNGVTMLIVGGRFSPQAWYQAIEDYSVTVWYSAPTAFRMLMGAGSGMLENYDLSSLRHVLSVGEPLNPEVIRWGSEELGHRIHDTWWMTETGAHMICNYPSMDIKPGSMGKPLPGVHATIVDDAGNEVPPFTMGNLAVRRGWPAMMRQIWGNPERYESYFLKGEWYVSGDSAYMDDEGYFWFQGRVDDVIMTAGERVGPFEVESKLLEHPDVIEAGVIGKPDPVRGEIIKAFVSLREGVEPSDALIEDIREFVKRGLSAHAAPREIEFKEKLPKTRSGKIMRRVLKAWELDLPTGDLSTMED
- the argC gene encoding N-acetyl-gamma-glutamyl-phosphate reductase — its product is MKVGIVGATGYGGLELIRFLHYHPAVEHIDLFTSSEEGVVFSTKFGHLVTITDSPLQKIDYETLSKMDVVFASTPSGVTSELLPPLVGKGPRLIDLSGDFRLKNPVSYEEWYGKKAAPLEIIQQSVYGLTEWNAHNVKNASLIANPGCYPTAVLLSLLPLLKERLIDSNYLVIDAKSGISGAGNKPSQTTHFSEVNESFSIYKTNTHQHIPEIEQAISMFAGVDTAITFNTHLVPMTRGILSTAYAPLMPGITEHQLVACLQATYEKHPFVRVVTDVNSLATNRVKGSNYCDIFVKVDNRTNRATIVAVIDNLVKGAAGQAIQNMNVQLDLPQTTGLDVVPFFI
- a CDS encoding GNAT family N-acetyltransferase: MEHKKTFFSVTKETKHGTVYVEGPVPPEKLATYSFHEGLVAFRPPKQQQQAILEIAGLPEGRIIIIRNNDIIVGYVTYLYPDPLERWAEDRIDNMIELGAIEVIPDYRGTGAGKALLAVSFMGDEMEDYLVITTEYYWHWDLKGTGLNVWDYRKMMERMMSSVGFEYFATDDPEITSHPANCLMAREGKRVPPETMERFDRLRFRNRFMY